Proteins found in one Sorghum bicolor cultivar BTx623 chromosome 1, Sorghum_bicolor_NCBIv3, whole genome shotgun sequence genomic segment:
- the LOC8085493 gene encoding xyloglucan galactosyltransferase KATAMARI1 homolog: MRFSRLPSPKPEHTKSQAYTALQGLRRRSSASMERTGARSGKRWLPGLLLLAATSWLLVIYFHLAVLRGPPVVSAPRWSLAEVASDGGGGGDGQRFLLQQEERLSKLMKAPPAATGNALSAARDERRRRDDECRGRYVYIHDLPPRFNADILANCRNWYPWMDMCVYLDNGGLGRPVDNADGVFADEGWYATDHFGLDVIFHRRMKQYDCLTSDSSRAAAVFVPFYAGFDVVQHLWGVNSTAREKDALSLDLVDWLTRRPEWRAMGGRDHFFLSGRTAYDHQRETDSEWGNKLLRLPAVQNMTVLFVEKLPWMSFDFAIPYPTYFHPARDAQVVEWQRRMRAMKRDWLFTFAGGARDDPDSIRHQLIKQCGSSSFCKLVQCGRNERNCLVPSTFMRVFQGTRFCLQPKGDTMTRRSAFDAIMAGCVPVFFHPDSAYTQYRWHLPEAHDTYSVLIPEADVRAGNVSIEETLRRIPPDVAEQMTETVIGLIPRLVYADPRSKLETLKDAVDVTVEAVIGRVNKLREEMARGQGHLLQKQSGNAGVQQT, translated from the coding sequence ATGAGATTCTCGCGACTGCCGTCTCCGAAGCCAGAACATACTAAATCTCAAGCCTACACTGCGCTCCAAGGCCTGAGGCGGCGCAGTAGTGCCAGCATGGAGAGGACCGGCGCGCGCAGCGGCAAGCGGTGGCTGCCGGGCCTCCTGCTCCTCGCCGCCACGTCCTGGCTTCTCGTCATCTACTTCCATCTCGCCGTGCTCCGCGGCCCGCCGGTCGTGAGCGCGCCGCGCTGGTCCCTCGCCGAGGTCGCGtcagacggcggcggcggcggggacggGCAGCGTTTCCTGCTTCAGCAGGAGGAGCGGCTCAGCAAGTTGATGAAGGCCCCGCCCGCCGCCACGGGCAACGCGCTCTCGGCGGCACGGGACGAGCGGCGACGTCGCGACGACGAATGCCGGGGGCGGTACGTGTACATCCACGACCTCCCGCCGCGGTTCAACGCGGACATCCTCGCCAACTGCCGCAACTGGTACCCGTGGATGGACATGTGCGTGTACCTCGACAACGGCGGGCTCGGCCGGCCGGTGGACAACGCGGACGGCGTGTTCGCCGACGAAGGATGGTACGCCACGGACCACTTCGGCCTGGACGTCATCTTCCACAGGCGGATGAAGCAGTACGACTGCCTCACTTCCGACTcctcccgcgccgccgccgtcttcgTGCCATTCTACGCCGGCTTCGACGTCGTGCAGCACCTGTGGGGCGTCAACTCCACGGCGCGGGAGAAGGACGCGCTGTCGCTCGACCTCGTGGACTGGCTCACGCGCCGGCCCGAGTGGCGCGCCATGGGCGGCCGCGACCACTTCTTCCTGTCCGGGAGGACGGCGTACGATCACCAGAGGGAGACGGACTCCGAGTGGGGGAACAAGCTCCTCCGCCTGCCGGCGGTGCAGAACATGACGGTGCTCTTCGTCGAGAAGCTCCCGTGGATGAGCTTCGACTTCGCCATACCGTACCCGACCTACTTCCACCCGGCCAGGGACGCGCAGGTCGTCGAGTGGCAGCGGCGGATGCGCGCCATGAAGCGCGACTGGCTATTCACCTTCGCCGGCGGCGCGCGGGACGACCCGGACTCCATCCGGCACCAGCTCATCAAGCAGTGCGGCTCGTCGAGCTTCTGCAAGCTGGTCCAGTGCGGGAGGAACGAGAGGAACTGCCTCGTCCCGAGCACCTTCATGCGCGTGTTCCAGGGCACGCGCTTCTGCCTGCAGCCGAAGGGAGACACCATGACGCGACGGTCGGCGTTCGACGCCATCATGGCCGGCTGCGTGCCCGTCTTCTTCCACCCGGACTCTGCGTATACGCAGTACAGGTGGCACCTCCCGGAGGCGCACGACACCTACTCGGTGCTCATCCCGGAggcggacgtgcgcgccggcaatgTCAGCATCGAGGAGACGCTCCGCAGGATCCCGCCGGACGTGGCGGAGCAGATGACGGAGACCGTCATCGGGCTGATACCGAGGCTGGTGTACGCGGACCCGAGATCCAAGCTGGAGACGCTCAAGGACGCCGTCGACGTGACGGTGGAGGCGGTCATCGGGAGGGTCAACAAGCTGAGGGAGGAGATGGCCCGTGGGCAAGGGCATCTGCTGCAAAAGCAAAGCGGGAACGCTGGTGTTCAGCAAACCTAG